The Vicinamibacteria bacterium genome includes the window GCTCATCGTCTCGGGCCTCGCCGCGCTCCTCGTCGCCTGGGAGTATGGTGTCGGCTTCGCCGGTGTTCCCGAGTATCTTCTTCCGAAGCCCTCGGTCGTTGTGAGCAAATTCGCCGATACGCTTGGGGTTCAGATGACGGAGCTCGGCGTGACCGCGGCGACGACCCTCTTGGGCCTCGCGCTAGCGCTCGGTACGGGAATCCTCCTCGCTCTGGTGGTGACCTACATCGAGCCGCTTCGGGCGATCTTCCTCCCGATTTTCGCCGCGTTCAACGGAATTCCGAAGATCGCGGTCGCTCCGCTTCTCGTAACGTGGTTTGGTCTCGGGGCCGAGCCCAAAGTGCTCCTCGCGTTTCTACTCGGGTTCTTCCCCTTGTTCGTC containing:
- a CDS encoding ABC transporter permease, translating into MKKTALIVSGLAALLVAWEYGVGFAGVPEYLLPKPSVVVSKFADTLGVQMTELGVTAATTLLGLALALGTGILLALVVTYIEPLRAIFLPIFAAFNGIPKIAVAPLLVTWFGLGAEPKVLLAFLLGFFPLFVNAATGLAEIEPDILDLARLSGGTELRLFYKVRLMHALPYLVDALKVAFPLALAGSIVGEFIGGNRGVGYLILSGQFNLDTPLVFASLLSITLFTTAGMGVLILFENLFLGWRPSRRRI